The following coding sequences lie in one Niabella agricola genomic window:
- a CDS encoding helix-turn-helix domain-containing protein produces the protein MSDTEEIIRLSFKDLEQPSSLELMTHRVHQIPGAVQYEIKRYSRPANTLTEDMGMLVYEYHSQKPKENNLKLKFCIAGNRYCSRENCGKCTAGKSRECEDSEGSLDVVSVHFTPAHLSQFIKTRTTNSFSDSLLKFKHKVSFTRTLPLCCKTKAVIEGLLEHNYDGTLENIYVNAQLQMLLLLTMDSMADDKQLEVISCKFLSNEADKDKVEKAREILIKHIGEPITIKELSRKVAMNECYLKKGFKEMYGTTIFDFYQNQRMEHAKYLLYEKGLSVTDVSMMLGYSSISHFSTAFKRLTGLKPCELLFASK, from the coding sequence ATGAGTGATACAGAAGAAATTATACGGTTAAGTTTCAAGGACTTGGAACAACCCTCTTCGTTGGAACTGATGACCCACCGGGTGCACCAGATCCCAGGAGCGGTTCAGTATGAGATCAAACGATACAGTCGCCCGGCAAATACTTTAACAGAAGATATGGGAATGCTGGTATATGAGTACCATAGCCAGAAACCCAAGGAAAATAACCTGAAACTGAAATTCTGCATTGCGGGCAACCGGTACTGTTCCCGTGAAAATTGCGGAAAATGCACGGCTGGTAAATCCCGCGAATGTGAAGACAGTGAGGGCAGCCTGGATGTGGTAAGTGTACATTTTACACCGGCGCATTTATCGCAGTTTATAAAAACCAGAACCACTAACAGCTTCAGTGATTCATTACTGAAGTTCAAGCATAAAGTTTCTTTTACCCGCACACTGCCATTGTGCTGTAAAACCAAAGCGGTTATTGAAGGGCTGCTGGAGCATAATTATGACGGTACGCTGGAAAACATTTATGTAAATGCCCAGCTGCAGATGTTGTTATTGCTGACGATGGATTCGATGGCCGATGACAAACAACTGGAAGTGATCAGTTGTAAGTTTCTGTCCAATGAAGCTGATAAGGACAAAGTGGAAAAAGCCCGCGAGATCCTCATCAAACATATCGGTGAGCCTATTACCATTAAAGAACTGAGCCGGAAAGTGGCGATGAATGAATGTTATCTTAAAAAGGGGTTTAAAGAAATGTATGGCACCACGATTTTTGATTTCTATCAGAACCAGCGGATGGAACATGCCAAATACCTGCTTTACGAAAAAGGACTCAGCGTAACAGATGTATCCATGATGCTGGGGTATTCGTCCATTTCGCATTTCAGTACCGCCTTTAAGCGGCTTACCGGTTTAAAACCCTGCGAACTTTTATTTGCATCCAAATAA
- a CDS encoding sugar MFS transporter, translated as MAGTNSTSQNILLPLATICGLFFIFGFVTWANGTLIPFFKLSFGLSDIQAFLVTFSSYMAYFVLALPSSWILKKTGFKNGLVLGLIILALGSLIFIPAAKSRSFELFLTGIFVQGAALALLQTASNPYLSIIGPIESAAKRISMAGICNKFAGMIVPFIMGAVFLKNAAETEEKIKATTGVEKEQLLNDVLGRVNTPYIVLAIVFILFAVLIKFLHLPEVHPEEDVVDETSGEVVHHKSVFQFPHLFLGALCIFVYVGAEVMAGDIIGVYGKELGIHADQAKYFTSLTLGGMLVGYVVGIFTIPKILSQQAALRICAILGIVFSVIAYFSSGYTSVIFIALLGLANSLMWPAIFPLGISHLGKFTKIGSAIMIMGIAGGAILPILYGFLKDHLHINFQLSYFILVMPCYLYILYFAISGHKVGLGRLKK; from the coding sequence ATGGCAGGAACCAATTCCACTTCCCAAAACATTTTGCTTCCATTGGCTACGATCTGCGGACTTTTTTTCATCTTCGGGTTTGTAACATGGGCAAACGGAACGCTTATTCCCTTTTTTAAATTGTCTTTTGGTCTTTCGGATATACAGGCATTCCTGGTGACCTTTTCCTCTTATATGGCCTATTTTGTACTGGCCCTTCCTTCTTCCTGGATCCTGAAAAAGACCGGGTTTAAAAACGGCCTGGTACTGGGATTGATCATACTAGCCCTGGGATCCCTCATTTTTATTCCTGCCGCCAAATCCAGGTCTTTTGAATTATTCCTTACCGGTATTTTTGTGCAGGGTGCCGCATTGGCATTACTGCAAACCGCCTCCAACCCCTACCTGTCGATCATCGGCCCCATTGAAAGCGCGGCTAAAAGAATCAGTATGGCGGGGATCTGTAACAAGTTTGCGGGCATGATCGTTCCCTTTATCATGGGTGCGGTATTCTTAAAAAATGCAGCAGAAACAGAAGAAAAGATCAAAGCTACTACCGGTGTTGAAAAAGAGCAACTGTTGAACGACGTGTTGGGACGCGTAAATACGCCTTATATTGTGCTGGCCATTGTATTTATCCTGTTTGCCGTACTTATCAAATTCCTCCACCTTCCGGAAGTACATCCCGAAGAAGATGTGGTGGATGAAACCAGCGGAGAAGTGGTTCACCATAAAAGTGTATTCCAGTTCCCCCACCTTTTCCTGGGCGCACTTTGTATTTTCGTGTATGTGGGTGCCGAGGTAATGGCAGGTGATATCATTGGTGTATACGGAAAAGAACTAGGCATTCATGCAGACCAGGCGAAATACTTTACCTCGTTAACCCTTGGCGGAATGCTGGTAGGTTATGTTGTTGGAATTTTTACAATTCCTAAAATCCTCTCCCAGCAGGCAGCACTCCGGATCTGCGCTATCCTGGGTATTGTATTTTCAGTGATCGCTTATTTCAGCTCCGGTTACACATCGGTAATTTTTATCGCACTGCTGGGATTGGCAAACTCCTTAATGTGGCCGGCTATTTTCCCGCTGGGCATCAGTCACCTGGGTAAATTTACCAAGATCGGTTCCGCCATTATGATCATGGGTATTGCCGGAGGGGCTATTTTGCCGATATTATATGGCTTTTTAAAGGACCATCTGCACATTAATTTCCAGTTGTCTTACTTTATTTTGGTAATGCCCTGCTATCTTTATATCCTGTATTTTGCTATTAGCGGCCACAAAGTAGGCCTGGGCAGATTGAAAAAATAA
- a CDS encoding DUF6580 family putative transport protein, which yields MKVTNKFWVITLMIVIAALSRILPHPYNFTPLVAMSLFSGATFNKKWQAYMMPLLAYLLSDIVISLTGARGFYGISQLFVYGGMALVTALGTTLRQPKAIRVLGYSLMGSAIFWIVSNFGVWVASNFSGSIEHEPGLTLGMTYLRALPFYNQFSNQLFLGAFGGDLFYSAVLFGVYALAQKSLPSLRYSKA from the coding sequence ATGAAAGTAACAAATAAGTTCTGGGTTATTACATTAATGATCGTAATCGCTGCCCTGAGCCGCATTCTTCCGCATCCTTATAATTTTACCCCCCTGGTAGCGATGTCGCTGTTCAGCGGAGCCACTTTTAATAAAAAATGGCAGGCATATATGATGCCGCTGCTGGCTTACCTGCTTTCGGATATCGTGATCAGCCTTACCGGCGCGCGGGGCTTCTACGGCATCAGCCAGTTATTTGTTTATGGAGGTATGGCCCTGGTAACCGCATTGGGCACTACACTTCGCCAGCCAAAAGCCATCAGGGTATTGGGATATTCGCTTATGGGATCGGCCATTTTCTGGATCGTGTCAAATTTTGGCGTATGGGTGGCCAGTAATTTTTCAGGCAGTATTGAACACGAGCCGGGTCTTACTTTAGGAATGACCTACCTGCGGGCCCTGCCTTTTTATAACCAGTTCAGCAACCAGTTATTCCTGGGCGCCTTTGGCGGTGATCTGTTTTACAGTGCGGTGCTGTTTGGGGTATATGCCCTGGCTCAAAAAAGCCTTCCTTCACTCCGGTATTCAAAAGCCTGA
- a CDS encoding AraC family transcriptional regulator, translating to MAAFKRRDGFVGEKMLEIPHQLLQKTLQQNPFLKQLYITQIGYFPKAFYHYRERRNGCHDNILFYCLKGKGWYTIDKYHFEIRANEYAIIPATAKYIRYGADEDEPWTIYWVHYTGNEIEDMNRSLGITMDRGPRSIAFNDRGITTWEMMYNSLERGINNDSLFNANFCLYKFVASFLFAEQWEQKPVSQTSLFLNAVKTHMQQHINSRLTVPEMAAAQGISVSYFSQQFRKATGIAPLDYFIQLKIRHSCLLLLNNSIKIKDVAQHVGMDDPYYFSRMFKKYMAMSPQQYRLQKWNDADNPKLA from the coding sequence ATGGCTGCCTTTAAACGAAGAGATGGATTTGTGGGCGAAAAAATGTTGGAGATCCCTCATCAGCTCCTGCAAAAAACGCTTCAGCAAAACCCGTTTTTGAAACAACTATATATTACCCAGATCGGTTATTTCCCAAAAGCCTTTTATCATTACCGGGAACGGAGGAATGGCTGTCATGATAATATTTTATTCTATTGCCTGAAGGGAAAAGGCTGGTATACGATTGATAAATATCATTTCGAAATCCGGGCCAACGAATACGCCATTATTCCGGCTACGGCAAAATACATCCGCTACGGGGCGGATGAAGATGAACCCTGGACCATTTACTGGGTACATTATACCGGAAATGAAATCGAGGATATGAACCGGTCGCTGGGCATCACCATGGATCGCGGTCCGCGCTCTATTGCCTTTAACGACCGAGGCATTACTACCTGGGAGATGATGTATAACAGCCTTGAACGGGGCATTAACAACGACAGCCTTTTTAACGCTAATTTTTGCTTATATAAATTTGTTGCTTCCTTTTTATTTGCAGAACAGTGGGAGCAAAAACCCGTTTCTCAAACCAGTCTCTTCCTGAATGCCGTTAAAACCCACATGCAGCAACACATCAACAGCCGGCTTACGGTTCCTGAAATGGCCGCCGCCCAGGGTATCTCGGTTTCTTATTTTTCCCAGCAATTCCGGAAAGCCACCGGTATTGCTCCCCTGGATTATTTCATCCAGCTCAAGATCCGGCATTCCTGCCTGCTATTGCTGAACAATTCTATAAAGATTAAGGATGTAGCCCAACATGTGGGGATGGATGATCCTTATTATTTTTCCCGTATGTTTAAAAAGTATATGGCCATGTCGCCCCAGCAATATCGCCTTCAGAAATGGAACGATGCCGACAATCCGAAGCTCGCTTAA
- a CDS encoding SusC/RagA family TonB-linked outer membrane protein produces MLAAKRLSFWAILGVLVLMPALSYSQTGKVNATGTVLDSTGSILTGVTVATANNKKMTSTDVNGKFILEVDSGTVIHFSLVGYQPEQALITPGNATVSITMRQITSGMEEVVITALGRKQVRESVVGSVVTIKPENLRIPASNLTNAIVGQAAGIIGFQSSGQPGLDNSNFFIRGVTTFGYRADPLILIDNIEVGKDDLARLQVNDLESFTILKDASATSLYGARGANGVILVTTKSGKTGKAQVNLVLENTLTQPTNTIKLADPVTYMKMYNEATVTRDPTLAPPFSADKIYNTQQTLNNAPGSNKYVYPAVDWLDLLFKKSSYTQRANLNVSGGTDFAHYFISGSYSNDNGSLKTDPANSFKNRLRFTTYQLRSNIDFNLSKTTVLSTQLWGIFNDYTGPLTNNASYSVDLYDVATHTSPVLFPPFYAPDSANLLTQHILFGNAFGSDQRSVGYGNPYAQMLRGYKRFSTSNMTATMKLNQKLGFITPGLVFDGFVTIKRYAYFDNTMAYNPFYYTIPEDGYDIGTNKYNLRWINNTPGDATEYLVYYPGDKDASAYVHFQGRLDYTKRLGDHEVGATVNIIRLQQLNANGIDPNTRRPSLPYALPYRNINFAGEASYAFKTRYFLRFNFGYNGSERFDETHRYGFFPTIGASWVVSKEKFWGDGLAKIISTFKLRSSFGYTGNDQVGSQRFFYLSDVNLTAGNGAAFGINNGYSRPGVRINNYENKAVTWERGLKFNGAAEVTLFKKIDLIAEYWKEKRTDILMQRNIPSSTGLEAGVYANVGVVDANGWDLTANYNQVFSNKLSVSFMSNLTYSQAIHTNYEEPAYLTEPWRRRTGSIVGQPFGYVAERLFVDDKEAASSPAQNFGTLAPRGGDIKYRDINGDGQITVADMVPIGFPSTPQISYGFGASVRYQALDLGFRFQGNARSSLFIRPYDISPFVGGQAQVLQPVADNYWSESNQDLYAFYPRLGVNYNSVVNNLQSSTWWMRRGDFLRLKLVELGYSMPNNLSRRLGLKSCRIYVNGSNLLLFSSFRLWDVEQKNNDGTANGFIYPLQKAFNLGFNITL; encoded by the coding sequence ATGCTTGCTGCCAAACGATTGTCTTTTTGGGCAATACTGGGTGTACTGGTATTGATGCCCGCACTTTCTTATTCGCAAACCGGTAAAGTCAACGCCACCGGTACAGTACTGGATTCTACAGGGAGCATCCTGACAGGAGTAACGGTTGCCACAGCGAATAATAAAAAAATGACTTCTACGGATGTCAACGGAAAATTTATCCTGGAAGTGGATTCAGGTACCGTGATTCATTTTTCACTGGTCGGATACCAACCGGAACAGGCATTGATTACACCTGGTAATGCTACGGTTTCCATTACCATGCGGCAGATCACTTCCGGAATGGAGGAGGTGGTCATCACCGCATTAGGACGTAAGCAGGTACGGGAATCGGTGGTGGGCTCGGTGGTTACCATAAAGCCCGAAAACCTGCGGATACCAGCCAGTAATCTTACCAATGCCATCGTAGGGCAGGCGGCAGGTATCATTGGTTTTCAGAGCAGCGGACAACCGGGGCTGGATAATTCGAACTTTTTTATCCGGGGGGTCACCACCTTTGGCTACCGGGCAGATCCGCTTATTTTGATTGACAATATTGAAGTGGGCAAGGACGACCTGGCGCGGCTGCAGGTAAACGACCTGGAAAGTTTTACCATCTTAAAAGATGCCAGTGCCACTTCATTATATGGGGCCAGGGGTGCTAACGGTGTAATACTGGTTACTACAAAATCCGGTAAAACCGGGAAGGCCCAGGTGAACCTGGTGCTCGAAAACACGTTAACGCAACCTACCAATACCATTAAACTGGCCGACCCTGTTACCTACATGAAAATGTATAATGAAGCCACCGTTACCCGCGACCCCACACTGGCGCCTCCCTTTAGTGCCGATAAAATCTATAACACACAGCAGACCCTGAATAATGCTCCTGGCAGCAATAAATATGTGTATCCTGCAGTAGACTGGCTGGATCTGTTATTTAAAAAGTCTAGCTATACACAGCGGGCCAATCTTAATGTGAGCGGTGGAACCGATTTTGCACACTACTTTATATCCGGCTCCTACAGCAATGATAATGGAAGCCTGAAAACAGACCCTGCCAACAGCTTCAAAAACCGGCTGCGGTTTACCACCTATCAGCTGCGCAGCAATATTGATTTTAATCTTTCAAAAACAACCGTGCTTTCTACACAACTATGGGGAATCTTTAATGATTACACCGGTCCGCTTACCAATAATGCCAGCTACTCGGTCGATCTTTATGACGTAGCTACCCATACCAGCCCGGTGCTGTTTCCGCCCTTTTATGCGCCGGACTCCGCCAACCTGCTGACGCAACATATTCTTTTCGGAAATGCCTTCGGATCCGATCAGCGCAGTGTAGGTTATGGCAACCCGTATGCACAAATGCTCCGGGGATACAAAAGGTTTTCTACGTCAAACATGACGGCTACCATGAAGCTGAACCAAAAACTGGGCTTTATAACCCCCGGACTGGTCTTTGACGGTTTTGTAACCATTAAGCGCTATGCCTATTTTGACAATACCATGGCCTATAACCCTTTCTATTATACCATACCGGAAGACGGATACGATATCGGCACCAACAAATACAACCTGCGATGGATTAATAATACACCGGGGGATGCTACGGAATACCTGGTATATTATCCGGGTGATAAAGATGCTTCAGCCTATGTGCATTTCCAGGGAAGGCTCGATTATACAAAACGGCTGGGAGATCATGAAGTTGGGGCAACAGTAAACATTATACGGCTGCAGCAATTAAACGCAAACGGAATTGATCCCAATACGCGGCGGCCTTCCCTGCCTTATGCCCTTCCTTACCGCAACATTAATTTTGCGGGCGAAGCCAGCTATGCCTTCAAGACACGCTATTTCCTCCGGTTTAATTTCGGTTACAATGGCTCCGAACGGTTTGATGAAACCCACCGGTATGGTTTTTTTCCAACGATCGGCGCTTCCTGGGTTGTGTCTAAAGAAAAATTCTGGGGCGATGGCCTTGCGAAGATCATCTCCACATTTAAACTGCGATCCAGCTTTGGTTATACGGGAAACGACCAGGTAGGTAGCCAACGATTCTTTTACCTGTCGGATGTAAACCTGACGGCCGGAAATGGTGCGGCCTTTGGCATCAATAACGGGTATAGCCGGCCGGGGGTTAGGATCAATAACTATGAAAACAAGGCCGTAACCTGGGAGCGGGGATTGAAATTCAATGGTGCTGCCGAAGTTACCCTGTTTAAAAAAATCGATCTGATCGCAGAGTATTGGAAAGAGAAAAGAACGGATATCTTAATGCAGCGGAATATTCCATCTTCTACAGGGCTGGAGGCCGGTGTATATGCCAACGTGGGGGTGGTGGATGCCAACGGATGGGATCTGACGGCCAATTATAACCAGGTATTTTCCAACAAGCTCTCCGTTTCCTTCATGTCGAACCTTACCTATTCCCAGGCCATTCATACCAATTATGAAGAGCCGGCTTATTTAACTGAACCCTGGCGCCGCCGGACCGGCTCTATTGTAGGGCAGCCCTTTGGTTATGTAGCAGAACGGCTTTTTGTAGACGATAAGGAAGCGGCTTCTTCACCCGCGCAGAATTTTGGTACCCTTGCGCCCCGCGGCGGGGATATCAAATACCGCGATATCAACGGTGATGGGCAGATCACCGTAGCCGATATGGTCCCCATCGGGTTCCCGTCAACGCCGCAGATCTCCTATGGCTTTGGTGCCTCCGTCCGGTACCAGGCATTGGACCTGGGATTCCGCTTCCAGGGCAATGCACGCAGCTCGCTTTTTATCCGGCCTTATGATATCAGCCCTTTTGTAGGCGGACAGGCTCAGGTGTTGCAGCCGGTTGCTGATAACTACTGGTCGGAATCCAACCAGGATTTGTACGCTTTTTACCCGCGGTTGGGAGTGAACTATAATTCCGTGGTAAATAACCTGCAGTCCAGCACCTGGTGGATGCGCCGCGGCGATTTTCTCCGGCTAAAACTGGTAGAACTGGGCTACTCTATGCCGAACAATCTTTCCCGGAGGCTGGGGCTGAAGAGCTGCCGTATTTATGTGAACGGATCGAACCTGCTCCTGTTCTCCAGCTTTAGGCTTTGGGATGTGGAACAAAAGAATAACGACGGAACGGCCAACGGGTTTATATACCCGCTGCAGAAGGCATTTAACTTAGGATTTAACATCACCTTGTAA
- a CDS encoding RagB/SusD family nutrient uptake outer membrane protein — protein MSNTRYTTWFLLFLLITGITSSCKKFLDVTPENVGTIDYAFRNRNEAENYLFACYGTLQSFGNATTDPFFTTSGEIMYPATIGEGPKVFDAGFQLMRGTQNVSNPVLNYWDGSYGGAAVFQAIRRCNIMLENINKPIDLTAFEKGRWIAELKFLKAYYHYFLAKMYGPVPIYKENQDITTPIEQLRVKRQPVDSVFNYAVQLIDEAVPNLPVVITDINRELGRITKVIALAVKAEIRTTQASPLFNGNPDYANYKNHDGQLLFSTTVDAGKWVIAAAACKAAIDAAQQQNLGLYQFIRPANLPANLPSILRQVLTLQNAVTEKWDLNNEVVWALNTIYYEQANSTPRLVPDFNLGAAPGTLAVPIGTTDLFYTKNGVPINEDKTWDYANRFSLKTGNAENKYLIGQDYQTIKNNFDREPRYYANIGFDGGVWYGNGVLDPDAAIFVQARTGPAAPKDNSRLNVTGIWPKKLVHYLSVFDKNGFSQTAFRIPRMRMADLYLLYAECLNESSGPTPEAYAYVDSVRTRAGLKGVVESWASYSFNPGKPLTKNGLREIIHRERRVELCFEAKAGWDLRRWKEWTTIMAQPVQGWSVFQHDPSDFYIPVTQFIPSLTVRDYFWPLSDGALQYNENLVQSPYWK, from the coding sequence ATGAGCAATACAAGATATACTACCTGGTTTTTACTTTTCCTGTTGATAACGGGCATTACATCCTCCTGTAAAAAATTTCTGGATGTAACCCCTGAAAACGTTGGTACGATCGATTATGCCTTCCGGAACAGGAATGAAGCAGAAAACTACCTGTTTGCCTGCTACGGTACCTTGCAGTCTTTTGGGAATGCGACAACAGATCCGTTTTTTACTACCTCGGGGGAAATTATGTATCCGGCCACTATCGGGGAAGGACCAAAAGTTTTTGATGCCGGCTTCCAGCTGATGCGCGGTACACAGAACGTATCGAACCCTGTGCTGAATTATTGGGACGGAAGCTATGGGGGCGCAGCGGTTTTTCAGGCCATCCGCCGGTGCAATATCATGCTTGAAAATATCAATAAGCCTATCGACCTGACGGCCTTTGAAAAAGGACGATGGATTGCCGAATTAAAATTTCTGAAGGCCTATTATCATTATTTTTTGGCAAAGATGTATGGCCCGGTGCCGATTTATAAGGAAAACCAGGATATTACCACACCCATTGAACAACTGCGGGTAAAACGGCAGCCGGTAGATTCGGTGTTTAACTATGCGGTACAGCTGATTGATGAAGCAGTACCCAATCTCCCGGTGGTGATTACAGACATTAACCGCGAGTTGGGCCGGATCACAAAAGTGATCGCCCTGGCGGTAAAGGCAGAAATCCGTACCACTCAGGCCAGTCCTTTATTTAATGGTAACCCCGATTACGCCAACTATAAAAATCATGACGGGCAGTTACTGTTTTCCACAACCGTCGATGCAGGCAAATGGGTTATAGCAGCAGCAGCCTGCAAGGCGGCAATAGATGCAGCGCAGCAACAGAACCTGGGGTTATACCAGTTTATAAGGCCTGCGAATCTGCCCGCCAATCTGCCTTCCATACTACGGCAGGTGTTGACCCTTCAGAATGCCGTAACCGAAAAATGGGATCTGAACAACGAAGTGGTTTGGGCATTGAACACGATCTATTATGAGCAGGCCAATTCCACTCCCAGGCTGGTGCCTGATTTTAACCTCGGCGCGGCACCGGGTACACTGGCTGTGCCCATCGGTACCACCGATCTTTTTTATACAAAGAACGGGGTGCCTATCAATGAAGATAAAACCTGGGACTATGCCAACCGCTTTTCGTTGAAAACGGGTAACGCTGAAAATAAGTACCTGATCGGGCAGGATTATCAGACCATCAAAAATAATTTTGACCGGGAGCCCCGGTACTATGCCAATATTGGCTTCGACGGCGGTGTATGGTATGGCAATGGGGTACTGGATCCGGATGCTGCCATATTTGTGCAGGCAAGAACCGGCCCTGCAGCCCCAAAGGATAACTCAAGACTCAATGTTACAGGTATCTGGCCCAAAAAACTGGTGCATTATTTAAGTGTTTTTGATAAGAACGGCTTTTCCCAAACGGCATTCCGGATTCCGAGAATGCGGATGGCAGATCTTTACCTGCTTTATGCAGAATGTTTGAACGAAAGCAGTGGCCCTACTCCGGAAGCGTATGCATATGTGGATAGCGTGCGGACCAGGGCCGGGCTAAAAGGCGTAGTAGAATCCTGGGCCAGCTATTCGTTTAACCCCGGGAAACCCCTTACAAAAAATGGGTTGCGGGAGATCATTCACCGCGAGCGCCGGGTGGAGCTTTGTTTTGAGGCAAAGGCCGGATGGGATCTGCGCCGCTGGAAAGAGTGGACTACCATAATGGCGCAGCCGGTTCAGGGCTGGTCTGTTTTCCAGCACGATCCATCTGATTTTTATATACCCGTAACTCAATTCATACCCAGCCTTACGGTCAGGGATTATTTCTGGCCACTGTCTGACGGAGCGCTTCAGTACAATGAGAATCTCGTACAAAGCCCCTACTGGAAATAA
- a CDS encoding DUF4959 domain-containing protein, with translation MSNHRFQYLFISCFLAALLVFIAACQKRADYNDPLSNDTSKPGTITNVKVTNFNGGAYVTYDLPQSENILYVKANYTINDKTGATLETKSSYYSDTLTVNGFAEKKEYEVTLRVVSRANVESDPVTVKVYPDTPVYRVVAQTLAMTPDFAGVRVNGINRLQQNVGVVFLYNDPYFKKYTIRQQTFSNFKEISFAARGFDTLPKPVAVYTTDQWGNHSDTIFKTISPLYEITLDKSRFFEYHLGSDSPTDQYGWLTPYMWDGNAGSGWHTNQRVPYVLPPTTSFGMGVSAKLSRFKLWPRDGYLWGHGNPKTFTLWGSNAEQPGDFKPPMTAAEGTVIGDWVNIGNYRYPDPPSGNPPSAATDADRAWANQGTEFNVSFAAPRVRFMRVVVPENWGGDNTFAHIMELTFYGDPR, from the coding sequence ATGAGCAATCATCGTTTTCAATACCTGTTTATATCCTGTTTTTTGGCCGCTCTGTTAGTTTTTATAGCGGCTTGTCAGAAGCGGGCGGATTATAATGATCCATTGTCGAACGATACATCAAAACCCGGAACGATCACCAACGTTAAAGTAACTAATTTTAACGGCGGGGCCTATGTAACCTATGATCTGCCGCAATCGGAGAATATCCTGTACGTAAAAGCCAATTATACCATCAACGATAAAACCGGTGCAACGCTGGAAACAAAGTCCAGCTATTATTCCGATACGCTTACGGTAAACGGATTTGCAGAAAAAAAAGAATATGAGGTTACGTTACGGGTGGTCAGCCGTGCCAATGTGGAATCCGATCCTGTAACCGTAAAAGTGTACCCGGATACACCGGTATACCGGGTAGTAGCACAAACCCTGGCAATGACCCCGGATTTTGCCGGCGTGCGCGTAAACGGTATCAACCGCCTGCAGCAAAATGTGGGCGTGGTCTTTTTATACAATGATCCGTATTTTAAAAAATATACCATCCGGCAACAAACATTTTCCAATTTTAAGGAGATCAGTTTCGCCGCAAGAGGGTTTGATACCCTGCCCAAACCGGTGGCCGTATATACTACAGATCAATGGGGCAATCATTCAGATACCATCTTTAAAACCATCAGCCCGCTTTATGAGATCACACTGGACAAAAGCCGGTTCTTTGAGTACCACCTGGGTAGCGACAGTCCAACAGATCAGTATGGCTGGTTAACACCTTATATGTGGGACGGTAACGCAGGATCCGGCTGGCATACCAACCAGCGCGTACCGTATGTGTTGCCACCTACAACCAGCTTCGGGATGGGCGTGTCCGCCAAACTCAGCCGATTTAAACTGTGGCCCAGGGACGGGTACCTTTGGGGGCATGGGAATCCTAAAACATTTACCCTGTGGGGGTCCAATGCCGAACAGCCGGGTGATTTCAAGCCACCGATGACAGCGGCGGAAGGCACTGTCATCGGAGATTGGGTCAATATCGGCAACTACCGGTACCCGGATCCACCATCCGGAAATCCACCATCGGCAGCCACCGATGCAGACCGGGCATGGGCCAACCAGGGAACCGAGTTCAATGTGTCCTTTGCTGCTCCCAGGGTGCGGTTTATGCGTGTGGTTGTTCCGGAAAACTGGGGTGGTGATAATACATTTGCGCATATTATGGAACTCACTTTTTACGGCGATCCCAGATAA